One window of the Sphaerochaeta associata genome contains the following:
- a CDS encoding phytoene/squalene synthase family protein codes for MVAEKHEQIFRSGSKTYYFSSRFFPPAVRRDVYALYGFVRVADNLVDDQPVDPTAFHAFRRTYTEALRSGKASGDVIIDAFLELQRRKQFDPAWTEAFLDSMEHDLSSSTCETLDEVLTYIYGSAEVIGLYMARIMDLSEEAFGYAAMLGRAMQYINFIRDIKEDLAIGRRYLPLGSSGLASLEQSYVQTHEKQFAAFIREELKRYQRWQKEAQKGYRFIPRRYRIPIMTAADMYCWTAQQIAKDPFIVYKKRIKPPKARILRKGIAHTLGVALPCRFSAKQKS; via the coding sequence ATGGTCGCTGAGAAACATGAACAAATTTTCAGAAGCGGGAGCAAGACCTATTACTTCAGTTCCCGTTTCTTTCCCCCTGCGGTGCGCAGGGATGTCTATGCATTGTACGGGTTTGTCAGAGTGGCTGACAACCTGGTGGACGACCAGCCGGTCGACCCGACGGCTTTTCACGCCTTTCGGAGGACATACACAGAGGCTCTTAGGTCAGGCAAAGCGAGCGGTGACGTAATTATCGATGCCTTTTTGGAACTTCAGAGACGCAAGCAGTTCGACCCAGCCTGGACCGAGGCGTTTTTGGACTCCATGGAACACGATCTTTCAAGCTCCACCTGTGAAACCTTGGACGAGGTGCTCACCTATATCTACGGCTCGGCCGAGGTCATCGGTCTCTACATGGCCAGGATCATGGACCTGAGTGAAGAGGCCTTCGGCTATGCAGCAATGCTGGGACGGGCGATGCAGTACATTAATTTCATCAGGGACATCAAGGAGGATCTTGCAATCGGAAGGCGCTACCTGCCTCTTGGATCAAGCGGTCTTGCCTCCTTGGAACAATCCTACGTCCAAACGCATGAGAAGCAGTTTGCAGCTTTCATCAGGGAAGAGCTCAAACGGTATCAACGGTGGCAGAAAGAGGCACAGAAGGGGTATCGTTTTATTCCCAGGCGGTATCGCATCCCGATTATGACCGCAGCGGACATGTACTGCTGGACCGCACAGCAGATAGCCAAGGATCCTTTCATCGTCTATAAGAAGCGGATCAAGCCGCCGAAGGCGAGGATCCTGAGAAAGGGCATAGCCCACACCCTAGGAGTCGCCCTGCCATGCAGATTCTCAGCAAAACAGAAAAGCTGA
- a CDS encoding phytoene desaturase family protein, whose protein sequence is MGKQAIVIGGGFGGLSAAALLARDGCTVTVIEKNELLGGRARYWHKDGFTFDMGPSWYLMPEVFERYFSLFGKKRESYFKLKPLDPYYKVFFGEQGDVELTPDFDKNIELFESFEKGGGEALKAYMEQSTYKYEVAMEDFLYRDYKHIGQFFNRRLMTEGLKLGVLGKLDSFVSGYVQDRRAKQILEYAMVFLGTNPSQAPAIYSIMSHVDLKLGVFFPEKGMAGAAEGFANLCKELGVKLLTDTEVTNIVTKDGKAVGVQTNKGYFAADVIVSSADYHHTETSLIKKEERTYSDTYWEKRVVAPSMFIAYLGIGRELKGLEHHNLYFAKDWNGHFDDIFKRPAWPDQDPCFYLSCITKTDPSSAPQGCENVFLLVPVAPGLADTDEQREAYFAKMVEHVKKVTGEDLGKDVLVKRLYTHRDFIQDYHAYKGTALGLSHTLFQTAVFRPRHQAKQIPNLYYTGQYTHPGVGVPMVLIASELIAKEIQETYGR, encoded by the coding sequence ATGGGAAAACAAGCGATAGTCATTGGCGGAGGCTTCGGCGGCCTGAGCGCTGCAGCCTTGCTTGCACGGGATGGATGCACCGTTACGGTGATTGAGAAGAACGAGTTGCTCGGTGGCCGTGCCCGTTATTGGCATAAGGACGGGTTCACCTTCGACATGGGCCCGTCATGGTATCTCATGCCCGAGGTGTTCGAACGCTACTTCTCGCTCTTTGGGAAAAAGCGGGAATCGTACTTCAAACTCAAGCCGCTGGACCCCTACTACAAGGTGTTCTTCGGTGAACAGGGAGATGTTGAGCTTACCCCGGATTTCGACAAGAACATCGAACTTTTCGAATCCTTTGAAAAGGGTGGCGGTGAAGCCCTGAAAGCCTACATGGAGCAGTCGACCTACAAGTATGAGGTTGCGATGGAGGATTTTCTCTATCGCGACTACAAGCATATAGGTCAGTTCTTCAACCGACGCCTGATGACCGAAGGCCTGAAACTTGGTGTACTCGGCAAGCTCGACTCCTTCGTCTCAGGCTATGTGCAGGACCGCAGGGCCAAGCAGATCCTCGAGTATGCCATGGTGTTCTTGGGTACCAATCCCTCCCAGGCTCCCGCCATCTACTCGATCATGAGCCATGTCGACCTCAAGCTCGGTGTGTTCTTCCCCGAGAAAGGCATGGCCGGGGCGGCCGAAGGGTTTGCCAACCTTTGCAAGGAGCTCGGAGTAAAACTGCTCACCGATACCGAGGTGACCAATATTGTCACCAAGGATGGGAAAGCCGTCGGGGTACAAACGAACAAAGGCTACTTTGCAGCCGATGTCATTGTCAGTTCGGCTGACTACCACCACACAGAAACTTCATTGATCAAGAAAGAGGAAAGAACCTACTCCGACACGTATTGGGAGAAGCGGGTGGTGGCACCATCCATGTTCATCGCCTACCTTGGCATCGGTCGTGAACTCAAGGGTCTTGAGCATCACAATCTTTACTTCGCCAAGGATTGGAACGGTCATTTCGATGATATTTTCAAGCGGCCTGCATGGCCGGACCAAGATCCCTGCTTCTACCTCAGCTGCATAACTAAAACCGACCCAAGCTCTGCACCCCAGGGGTGCGAGAACGTCTTTCTCCTTGTTCCCGTCGCTCCCGGACTCGCTGATACCGACGAGCAGCGCGAGGCATACTTTGCAAAAATGGTTGAACATGTGAAGAAGGTCACCGGTGAGGATTTGGGAAAGGATGTTTTGGTGAAGCGGCTGTACACCCATCGTGATTTCATCCAAGACTACCATGCCTACAAGGGCACGGCCTTGGGCCTGAGTCACACGCTGTTCCAAACGGCGGTGTTCCGCCCCAGACACCAAGCCAAGCAGATACCGAATCTGTACTATACAGGCCAATATACCCATCCGGGCGTAGGAGTCCCGATGGTGCTCATTGCAAGTGAATTGATTGCTAAGGAAATCCAAGAAACCTATGGTCGCTGA